A window of Streptomyces sp. SAI-127 contains these coding sequences:
- a CDS encoding ATP-binding cassette domain-containing protein has translation MIDARQLTKKYGEKTAVDGLDFAVKPGTVTGFLGPNGAGKSTTMRMIVGLDAPTSGSVTVNGSHYARHQAPLQEVGALLEAKSIHPGRSAYNHLRALALTHGIPGRRVDEVIDLAGLTSVAKKRAGAFSLGMGQRLGIAAALLGDPQTVMLDEPVNGLDPEGVLWIRNLLKGLADEGRTVFVSSHLMSEMALVADHLIIVGRGRLLADTTVADLIREAGGDTVKVATQDPARLRDVLAGPGVDVTGRIGSEELQVTGLDARQIGLKAAEHGIALFELSARTVSLEEAFMDLTRDAVEYHGTTTGIESLGRPA, from the coding sequence ATGATCGACGCACGGCAGTTGACCAAGAAATACGGCGAGAAGACGGCCGTCGACGGACTGGACTTCGCTGTCAAGCCGGGCACCGTGACCGGATTCCTCGGACCCAACGGCGCGGGCAAGTCCACGACCATGCGCATGATCGTCGGTCTCGACGCGCCGACGAGCGGGTCCGTCACCGTGAACGGCAGCCACTACGCCCGCCACCAGGCACCGCTCCAGGAGGTCGGCGCGCTCCTCGAGGCGAAGTCGATCCACCCGGGCCGTTCGGCGTACAACCACCTCAGGGCCCTCGCGCTGACCCATGGCATTCCGGGCCGACGGGTCGACGAGGTCATCGACCTCGCCGGACTGACCAGCGTGGCGAAGAAGCGGGCCGGCGCCTTCTCCCTCGGGATGGGCCAGCGGCTGGGCATCGCGGCGGCGCTGCTGGGCGATCCGCAGACGGTGATGCTGGACGAGCCGGTCAACGGGCTGGACCCGGAGGGCGTGCTCTGGATCCGCAACCTGCTCAAGGGGCTCGCCGACGAGGGCCGGACGGTGTTCGTGTCCTCCCACCTGATGAGCGAGATGGCCCTGGTGGCGGACCACCTGATCATCGTGGGGCGCGGCCGGCTGCTGGCCGACACGACCGTGGCGGATCTGATCCGCGAGGCGGGCGGCGACACGGTGAAGGTCGCGACGCAGGACCCGGCGCGGCTGCGGGACGTGCTGGCCGGACCGGGCGTCGACGTCACCGGGCGGATCGGCTCGGAGGAACTGCAGGTGACCGGGCTGGATGCCCGTCAGATCGGACTGAAGGCGGCCGAACACGGGATCGCTCTGTTCGAACTGAGCGCGCGAACCGTGTCACTGGAGGAGGCGTTCATGGACCTGACCAGGGATGCCGTGGAGTACCACGGCACCACGACCGGGATCGAATCCCTCGGGAGGCCCGCATGA
- the panD gene encoding aspartate 1-decarboxylase encodes MLRTMHKSKIHRATVTQADLHYVGSVTIDADLLDAADLLPGELVHIVDITNGARLETYVIEGERGSGVIGINGAAAHLVHPGDLVIIISYAQVTDAEARALVPRVVHVDHDNRIVALGADLSEPVPGSDQERSPQAVSA; translated from the coding sequence ATGCTGCGTACCATGCACAAGTCCAAGATCCACCGGGCCACCGTCACCCAGGCCGACCTGCACTACGTGGGATCGGTGACCATCGACGCGGATCTCCTCGACGCCGCCGATCTGCTGCCCGGTGAGCTCGTCCACATCGTCGACATCACCAACGGCGCCCGGCTCGAGACGTACGTCATCGAGGGTGAGCGCGGCTCCGGCGTGATCGGCATCAACGGTGCCGCCGCTCATCTCGTCCACCCCGGGGATCTGGTGATCATCATCAGCTACGCTCAGGTGACCGACGCCGAGGCGCGGGCGCTCGTACCCCGGGTCGTGCACGTGGACCACGACAACCGCATCGTGGCGCTGGGGGCCGACCTGTCCGAGCCGGTGCCGGGTTCGGACCAGGAGCGCAGCCCGCAGGCGGTGTCGGCCTGA
- a CDS encoding histidine kinase: MTTDDISGMGPLVARLSRGGQRLRQADRTHPWVLDTGVVIVVFLMFCLPDLLHGGADDGDGPRRFRLAFTHLPVAGMLALQAGLVLPLLWRRRRPLVAFAAITAVFVLQWSLGAALRADIALFIALYSLALHGRLRQLPWACTVMAGAMALVAVRASSAVSVWDALFFLLSTATAALALGLMVRIRRAQLAGLRERAARLETERDQRSRLATATERTRVAREMHDIVGHNLSVIITLADAGAYATDIAPERGKEALQLIGDTGRQALGELRRVLGVLREAADRPPGGPELSPQPGIADIEALCTKVRAAGLEVVYRTSGEMDALDGGVQLTVYRIVQEALTNILKHTDPGTLVRLAILVEDSRLSITVHDTGPATPPGPPNEEGHGLVGMRERAALYGGTVSAGPAGGGGWSVEAVLDLTPGSGGDR; this comes from the coding sequence GTGACCACCGATGACATCAGCGGGATGGGACCGCTGGTCGCCCGGCTGTCCCGGGGCGGCCAGCGGTTGCGGCAGGCCGACCGGACACACCCGTGGGTGCTGGACACCGGGGTCGTGATCGTGGTCTTCCTGATGTTCTGCCTGCCCGACCTGCTGCACGGCGGTGCCGACGACGGCGACGGCCCCCGCCGGTTCCGGCTCGCCTTCACCCACCTGCCCGTCGCGGGCATGCTGGCCCTGCAGGCCGGTCTCGTCCTGCCCCTGCTGTGGCGGCGACGCAGACCCCTCGTGGCGTTCGCCGCCATCACCGCGGTGTTCGTCCTCCAGTGGTCCCTGGGCGCGGCACTGCGCGCGGACATCGCCCTCTTCATCGCCCTGTACAGCCTCGCCCTGCACGGGCGGCTGCGGCAGCTGCCGTGGGCCTGCACGGTCATGGCGGGCGCCATGGCACTGGTCGCGGTTCGGGCATCCTCGGCCGTGAGCGTGTGGGACGCGCTGTTCTTCCTGCTGAGCACGGCGACCGCGGCCCTCGCGCTCGGCCTGATGGTGCGGATCCGCCGGGCCCAGCTCGCCGGACTGCGGGAGCGGGCGGCCCGCCTGGAGACGGAGCGCGACCAGCGCAGCAGGCTGGCCACGGCCACCGAACGCACCCGTGTCGCCCGCGAGATGCACGACATCGTCGGCCACAACCTGTCGGTCATCATCACGCTCGCCGACGCCGGCGCCTACGCCACGGACATCGCTCCCGAACGCGGCAAGGAGGCCCTGCAGCTCATCGGCGACACCGGCCGGCAGGCCCTGGGCGAGCTGCGGCGGGTGCTCGGCGTGCTGCGCGAGGCCGCGGACCGTCCCCCGGGCGGGCCCGAACTCAGCCCGCAGCCCGGCATCGCGGACATCGAAGCGCTGTGTACAAAGGTGCGCGCCGCCGGGCTCGAGGTCGTCTACCGGACCTCCGGCGAGATGGACGCCCTGGACGGCGGGGTGCAGCTGACGGTGTACCGCATCGTCCAGGAAGCCCTCACCAACATCCTGAAGCACACCGACCCCGGCACCCTGGTGCGTCTGGCGATCCTCGTCGAGGACAGCCGGCTGAGCATCACGGTCCATGACACCGGCCCGGCCACACCACCGGGACCGCCGAACGAGGAAGGACACGGCCTGGTGGGCATGCGGGAGAGAGCGGCTCTGTACGGCGGAACCGTCAGCGCCGGACCGGCGGGCGGCGGAGGGTGGAGCGTCGAGGCCGTCCTCGACCTCACGCCCGGAAGCGGCGGTGACCGATGA
- a CDS encoding ABC transporter permease produces MSTTSAVSAGRVKDGTPSRAADAAKRAARRRTAQVWAARVGLAAVVLGGWQAFTTWGIVDPFFFGQPSGIAKRLVDLFRNGTEFGSFYANIWTTIQEALAGFALGAVTGVVFGVTLGQSRFLADVLGPYIKMVNAIPRIVLGSIFIVAFGIGVLPKILLAAVLVFFIVFFNAFQGVREVDRNILANAKVLGASQLQITRHVIVPSALTWIIASLHSAFGFAIVGALVGEVLGAQSGLGLVIKTAQNNFDPDGVFATMLVISVIVLGAEWLIGKLEHRLLSWRPPAPTEANSL; encoded by the coding sequence ATGAGTACGACGTCCGCGGTTTCCGCCGGCCGGGTCAAGGACGGGACACCGTCAAGGGCTGCCGACGCCGCCAAGCGCGCCGCCCGGCGGCGCACCGCGCAGGTGTGGGCGGCCCGCGTCGGCCTCGCGGCCGTCGTCCTCGGCGGCTGGCAGGCGTTCACCACCTGGGGAATCGTCGACCCGTTCTTCTTCGGGCAGCCGTCCGGCATCGCGAAGCGGCTGGTCGACCTCTTCCGCAACGGCACCGAGTTCGGGTCCTTCTACGCCAACATCTGGACCACCATCCAGGAGGCGCTCGCCGGCTTCGCCCTCGGGGCCGTCACCGGCGTGGTCTTCGGCGTCACTCTCGGCCAGAGCCGGTTCCTGGCCGACGTGCTCGGCCCCTACATCAAGATGGTCAACGCGATTCCGCGTATCGTCCTCGGCTCGATCTTCATCGTCGCGTTCGGCATCGGCGTGCTGCCGAAGATCCTGCTCGCCGCGGTGCTGGTGTTCTTCATCGTCTTCTTCAACGCCTTCCAGGGTGTGCGTGAGGTCGACCGCAACATCCTCGCCAACGCCAAGGTGCTCGGCGCCTCGCAGCTGCAGATCACCCGGCACGTCATCGTGCCGTCCGCGCTCACCTGGATCATCGCCAGCCTGCACAGCGCCTTCGGTTTCGCCATCGTCGGCGCCCTGGTCGGCGAGGTGCTCGGCGCGCAGAGCGGTCTCGGCCTGGTCATCAAGACCGCGCAGAACAACTTCGACCCCGACGGCGTGTTCGCCACGATGCTCGTCATCTCGGTCATCGTGCTCGGCGCCGAGTGGCTGATCGGCAAGCTCGAACACCGGCTGCTGTCCTGGCGCCCGCCGGCTCCGACCGAGGCCAACTCTCTCTGA
- a CDS encoding response regulator transcription factor — MTTVLIVDDQPLQRYGFHLLLDSVPETDVVGEAAHGAEAVRKTAELRPDVVLMDVRMPGMDGIEATRRIVASGGRSRVLVLTTFDLDEYVHAALRAGASGFLLKDARPEELLAGIRAVAVGDAVIAPALTRRLLEEYARYVPAHRRDPAEDPGLGSLTDREREILVAVGKGWTNGEIATRFVLSESTVKTHVGRVLAKIGVRDRIQAVIFAYDHGLARPSVD; from the coding sequence ATGACCACCGTGCTCATCGTGGACGACCAGCCGCTGCAGCGCTACGGCTTCCACCTGCTCCTGGACTCGGTCCCCGAGACCGATGTCGTCGGTGAGGCCGCCCACGGCGCCGAGGCCGTCCGCAAGACCGCCGAACTGCGCCCGGACGTCGTGCTGATGGACGTCCGCATGCCCGGCATGGACGGCATCGAGGCCACCCGCCGCATCGTCGCCTCCGGCGGCCGCTCGCGCGTCCTCGTGCTCACCACCTTCGACCTCGACGAATACGTCCACGCCGCCCTCCGGGCCGGCGCCAGCGGCTTCCTCCTCAAGGACGCGCGCCCCGAGGAGCTGCTCGCCGGCATCCGCGCCGTCGCCGTGGGCGACGCCGTCATCGCGCCCGCCCTCACGCGCCGCCTCCTGGAGGAGTACGCCCGCTACGTCCCCGCCCACCGCCGGGACCCTGCCGAGGATCCGGGACTCGGCTCCCTCACCGACCGCGAGCGCGAGATCCTCGTCGCCGTCGGCAAGGGCTGGACCAACGGCGAGATCGCCACTCGCTTCGTCCTGTCCGAGTCCACGGTCAAGACCCACGTCGGCCGGGTCCTCGCCAAGATCGGGGTCCGCGACCGCATCCAGGCGGTGATCTTCGCCTACGACCACGGCCTCGCCCGGCCCAGCGTGGACTGA
- a CDS encoding ABC transporter ATP-binding protein: MASRNDVATSPVAEKIGRDSARVEISGLTKRFLTPAGEVFTALEDVSFTVEPGQFCAVVGPTGCGKSTTLSMVSGLDRPSEGSVKVGGHEVDGVADGVSFMFQTDALLPWKTVLGNVLMGPVFRGVPKQQAQTSARDWLRRVGLTGFEDRYPHQLSGGMRKRVAMAAALINEPRILIMDEPFGALDVQTKAIMSTELLGLWEQIRPSVIFITHDLDEAVALADRVVVMTSSPGSVKAVFDIDLPRPRGAVQEIRFQPRFIELQHQIWETLREEVERAYARTAGGTA; this comes from the coding sequence ATGGCTTCGCGAAACGATGTGGCGACGAGTCCCGTCGCCGAGAAGATCGGCCGGGACAGCGCGCGAGTCGAGATCTCAGGACTCACCAAACGGTTTCTGACACCTGCGGGTGAGGTGTTCACGGCGCTGGAGGACGTCTCCTTCACCGTGGAGCCGGGCCAGTTCTGCGCGGTGGTCGGACCGACGGGCTGCGGCAAGTCGACGACGCTGAGCATGGTGTCCGGGCTCGACCGGCCCAGCGAGGGCTCGGTCAAGGTCGGCGGCCATGAGGTGGACGGCGTCGCCGACGGCGTCAGCTTCATGTTCCAGACAGACGCGCTGCTGCCCTGGAAGACCGTCCTCGGCAACGTGCTGATGGGTCCGGTCTTCCGCGGCGTCCCCAAGCAGCAGGCACAGACATCGGCCCGCGACTGGCTGCGCCGGGTGGGTCTGACGGGGTTCGAGGACCGCTACCCGCACCAGCTCTCCGGCGGGATGCGCAAGCGCGTGGCGATGGCCGCGGCACTGATCAACGAACCCAGGATCCTGATCATGGACGAGCCGTTCGGCGCCCTGGACGTGCAGACCAAGGCGATCATGTCGACCGAGCTGCTCGGCCTGTGGGAGCAGATCCGTCCGTCGGTCATCTTCATCACCCACGACCTCGACGAGGCCGTGGCGCTCGCCGACCGGGTGGTCGTCATGACGTCCAGCCCCGGGTCGGTCAAGGCGGTCTTCGACATCGACCTGCCGCGCCCGCGCGGCGCGGTCCAGGAGATCCGCTTCCAGCCCCGCTTCATCGAACTTCAGCACCAGATCTGGGAAACGCTGCGCGAGGAGGTGGAGCGCGCCTACGCCCGCACCGCAGGAGGTACGGCATGA
- a CDS encoding sensor histidine kinase, with amino-acid sequence MPIRIRIGRGGKGRLSARILANQLVILTLTGAIGFVLFVFAQRSEIDRAYEQRALDIAQTTAAEPQIRQAVAHGGGDGIVQTVAERIRKASGASYVVVIDLHGIRYSHPDPALIGEPVGDPIPVLDGRPHVGSDQGVTGRSANGKAPLYGPAGTLVGEVSAGIPEHDVLGELWRELPTFGLYATIAVALGSAAAFLLAGRLKRSTFGLELEEIAGLLQDREAMLHGIREGVIAFAPDGRISVVNDEARSLLGLGTALGSRLEEVLPDGRLRRALDGTLTGTDLSVLTDDHCLVVNRMPVALHGRELGAVVTVRDRTELIGLLRELDSVRGLTDALRAQQHEFTNRMHTVAGLLDIGDSDAAYEYAVESAGAEQALTESVRERIGPTLLVGLIVAKTTVAAERGVQVVLSDDSALGEDLPHLRRLLTIVGNLLDNAIDAAAGGPPPSAGRAVELSLIEAVDQVMVRVADSGPGIPPGAAESIFEDGWSTRPDRGTARRGLGLALVHRLAQQHGGTITVSEGPSAVFTVVLPLPDAGLVPRDAQFTTASPIGGDRP; translated from the coding sequence ATGCCCATCCGTATCCGGATCGGCCGCGGCGGGAAGGGGCGGCTCTCCGCGCGGATCCTGGCCAACCAGCTGGTCATCCTGACGCTGACCGGAGCCATCGGTTTCGTACTGTTCGTCTTCGCCCAGCGGTCCGAGATCGACCGCGCCTACGAGCAACGGGCACTCGACATCGCACAGACCACGGCTGCCGAGCCGCAGATCCGGCAGGCCGTGGCGCACGGGGGCGGCGACGGCATCGTGCAGACCGTCGCCGAACGGATCCGCAAGGCGTCGGGGGCGTCCTACGTGGTCGTGATCGACCTGCACGGCATCCGCTACTCGCACCCCGATCCGGCGCTGATCGGCGAGCCGGTGGGCGATCCGATCCCGGTGCTGGACGGCCGCCCCCACGTCGGCTCCGACCAGGGCGTCACCGGTCGGTCCGCCAATGGAAAGGCTCCGCTGTACGGCCCTGCGGGCACGCTGGTCGGCGAGGTCTCGGCCGGCATCCCGGAACACGACGTGCTCGGCGAGCTGTGGCGGGAACTGCCCACCTTCGGCCTGTACGCCACGATCGCCGTCGCGCTCGGTTCAGCGGCGGCATTCCTGCTGGCCGGCCGGTTGAAGCGGTCGACGTTCGGGCTGGAGCTGGAGGAGATCGCCGGACTGCTCCAGGACCGCGAGGCCATGCTGCACGGCATCCGGGAGGGCGTGATCGCCTTCGCTCCCGACGGCCGGATCAGCGTGGTCAACGACGAGGCCCGCTCCCTGCTCGGCCTCGGCACGGCCCTCGGCAGCAGGCTCGAGGAGGTGTTGCCCGACGGGCGCCTGCGCCGCGCGCTGGACGGCACCCTGACCGGCACCGACCTCAGTGTGCTGACCGACGACCACTGCCTGGTGGTCAACCGGATGCCGGTCGCACTGCACGGCCGTGAGCTGGGCGCGGTGGTCACCGTACGCGACCGTACCGAGCTGATCGGTCTGCTGCGCGAACTCGACTCGGTGCGCGGACTGACCGACGCCCTGCGCGCACAGCAGCACGAGTTCACCAACCGCATGCACACCGTGGCCGGGCTGCTGGACATCGGTGACTCCGACGCCGCCTACGAGTACGCCGTCGAGTCGGCCGGAGCCGAGCAGGCGCTGACCGAGTCCGTACGCGAACGGATCGGCCCCACGCTGCTCGTGGGACTGATCGTCGCGAAGACGACGGTGGCCGCGGAACGCGGGGTACAGGTGGTGCTCAGCGACGACTCCGCACTCGGCGAGGATCTGCCCCATCTGCGCCGGCTGCTGACCATCGTCGGCAACCTGCTGGACAACGCGATCGACGCGGCGGCCGGCGGACCGCCCCCGTCCGCCGGCCGTGCGGTCGAACTCTCGCTGATCGAGGCCGTCGACCAGGTCATGGTGCGGGTCGCGGACAGCGGCCCGGGGATTCCACCGGGCGCCGCCGAATCGATCTTCGAGGACGGCTGGTCGACCCGGCCCGACCGGGGCACCGCCCGGCGTGGGCTGGGGCTGGCCCTCGTCCACCGGCTGGCACAGCAGCATGGTGGCACGATCACGGTCAGCGAGGGACCGAGCGCGGTCTTCACCGTCGTACTCCCCCTGCCCGATGCCGGCCTCGTACCGCGAGACGCACAGTTCACGACGGCCTCGCCGATCGGAGGGGACCGCCCGTGA
- a CDS encoding GNAT family N-acetyltransferase — protein sequence MSDIEIRDDRQAGRLEALGSGGGEVVGHIQYFVLESPARALVPVHTIVEPAHEGQGIAGSLARELYTIAAREGSTVAPLCPYVVKWAERHPDEAPAAGPELLRAAREWLAANPEGF from the coding sequence ATGAGCGACATAGAGATCCGCGACGACCGACAGGCCGGCCGGCTGGAGGCCCTCGGTTCCGGGGGAGGCGAAGTCGTCGGCCACATCCAGTACTTCGTCCTCGAATCCCCGGCGCGCGCCCTGGTCCCGGTCCACACCATCGTCGAACCGGCCCACGAGGGACAGGGCATCGCGGGCTCCCTGGCCCGCGAGCTCTACACCATCGCGGCTCGCGAGGGCAGCACCGTCGCCCCGCTCTGCCCGTACGTCGTCAAGTGGGCCGAGCGCCACCCCGACGAGGCCCCGGCGGCCGGCCCGGAACTGCTCCGCGCGGCGCGGGAGTGGCTGGCGGCCAACCCCGAGGGCTTCTGA
- a CDS encoding response regulator yields the protein MIRILVVDDDFHISHIHCDYASRVEGFEVVGRAGTVAETLDAVRTLRPDLVLLDVFLPDGSGLDVLRQLSGDEGGARPDAIVITADRDITSVRTAMKLGAVGYLVKPFSAGDLAERLTAYRELQHRVDALGLAPRTDQADVDALFSAARPPAIPRVPAKGHSAPTLALLHQVLRTAQDALSAAQAAELTGVSRATAQRYLSYLVREGMVRLELRYGATGRPEHRYRIVR from the coding sequence GTGATCAGGATCCTGGTGGTGGACGACGACTTCCACATCAGCCACATCCACTGCGACTACGCGTCCCGCGTCGAGGGCTTCGAGGTGGTCGGCCGGGCGGGGACCGTGGCGGAGACGCTGGACGCGGTGCGCACCCTCCGCCCCGACCTGGTGCTGCTCGACGTCTTCCTGCCGGACGGCAGCGGACTCGACGTGCTGCGGCAGCTCAGTGGGGACGAGGGCGGTGCCCGCCCCGACGCCATCGTGATCACCGCCGACCGGGACATCACCTCGGTACGGACCGCCATGAAACTCGGCGCCGTGGGCTACCTGGTCAAGCCGTTCAGCGCCGGCGACCTGGCCGAGCGGCTCACCGCCTACCGCGAACTGCAGCACCGCGTGGACGCCCTCGGTCTGGCCCCCCGGACCGACCAGGCCGACGTGGACGCCCTCTTCAGCGCCGCCCGGCCACCGGCCATACCCCGGGTCCCGGCCAAGGGACACTCCGCACCGACCCTCGCCCTGCTGCACCAGGTCCTGCGCACCGCCCAGGACGCCCTGTCCGCGGCCCAGGCGGCCGAACTCACCGGTGTCTCCCGCGCCACGGCCCAGCGCTACCTCTCGTACCTGGTACGGGAGGGCATGGTCCGTCTCGAACTCCGCTACGGAGCCACCGGCCGCCCCGAACACCGCTACCGGATCGTGCGCTGA
- a CDS encoding ABC transporter permease gives MSTLTATTEEPRTTPARPVYRVTGRRVLASEWAKLWSLRSTWITLGLGLLFLVAFGLISASRYKSGIDSGNLDRDFADSTAVSLSLFGTNFAQLALGVLGVLVTAGEYSTGMIRSTLAAVPRRLPVLWSKAAVFGLVALAVGTLGGFVAFLIGSGIVSGTPAAMSLSHAGVLRSLLGAGLYLGLVGVIGTALGALLRSVAGGISVLVAALMLIPGLISLLPSSWQDDISPYLPSNAGQSMFALTHDSTSLSPGTGLLVFLCWTALALGGAAYRLARTDV, from the coding sequence ATGAGCACCCTCACCGCGACCACCGAGGAACCCCGCACCACCCCGGCCCGCCCCGTCTACCGGGTGACCGGACGGCGGGTGCTCGCCTCGGAGTGGGCCAAGCTGTGGTCTCTGCGCTCGACCTGGATCACCCTGGGCCTCGGCCTGCTGTTCCTGGTGGCCTTCGGCCTGATCTCCGCGAGCCGCTACAAGTCGGGGATCGACTCCGGGAACCTGGACCGCGACTTCGCCGACTCGACGGCCGTCAGCCTGTCTCTCTTCGGGACCAACTTCGCCCAGCTCGCCCTGGGCGTACTCGGCGTGCTGGTCACGGCGGGGGAGTACTCGACCGGCATGATCCGCTCGACGCTCGCGGCGGTCCCCCGACGCCTGCCCGTGCTGTGGTCCAAGGCGGCCGTGTTCGGGCTGGTCGCGCTGGCCGTGGGGACACTGGGCGGGTTCGTCGCCTTCCTGATCGGGAGCGGGATCGTCTCGGGCACGCCCGCGGCCATGAGCCTCTCGCACGCGGGCGTCCTGCGCAGCCTGCTCGGCGCAGGGCTGTACCTCGGCCTGGTCGGGGTGATCGGCACCGCGCTGGGCGCGCTGCTGCGGTCGGTGGCCGGTGGGATCTCGGTGCTGGTGGCCGCCCTGATGCTGATCCCGGGACTGATCTCCCTGCTGCCGAGCTCCTGGCAGGACGACATCAGCCCCTACCTGCCCTCCAACGCGGGTCAGTCGATGTTCGCGCTGACCCACGACTCCACCAGCCTGTCGCCGGGCACCGGACTGCTGGTCTTCCTCTGCTGGACGGCGCTGGCCCTGGGCGGGGCGGCGTACCGGCTCGCGCGCACCGACGTCTGA
- a CDS encoding ABC transporter substrate-binding protein, which yields MSRRPAAVAASVLAVLALGSVSACSSSSSAANGTPSVKLMAGGLDKQIYLPYELAQQLGFYKKYGVDVQLSTEQDGGVGAEDAMASGQVDMAGAWYNHTIEFQAKGKAVEDVVQLSGAPGEREMCTKKSGVHSGADFKGKTVGVTDLGSGTDTLTQFLAAKKGVKTSQFHRIGVGAGSTAIAALQNGKVDCVMTTQPTVAAIQKKGVGTSAIDLATTSGATAAMGGAYPAASVLARTDWVNSHKATVQKVVDALVATMHWINTHSAADIANKLPASYVSNQLVTKADYISALTEDKGQFLPDGLMPAGGPKTSLATEQLVGNVKSSVDLGKTFTNDFAVQANKTEGFKTTTTPAGPNG from the coding sequence ATGTCCAGACGACCCGCCGCCGTCGCCGCGTCCGTCCTCGCCGTCCTCGCCCTCGGCTCGGTCAGCGCCTGTTCCAGCAGCTCGTCCGCAGCCAACGGCACGCCGAGCGTCAAGCTCATGGCCGGTGGCCTCGACAAGCAGATCTACCTGCCGTACGAGCTCGCCCAGCAGCTCGGCTTCTACAAGAAGTACGGCGTCGACGTCCAGCTGAGCACCGAGCAGGACGGCGGTGTCGGCGCCGAGGACGCCATGGCCTCCGGGCAGGTGGACATGGCGGGCGCCTGGTACAACCACACGATCGAGTTCCAGGCCAAGGGCAAGGCGGTCGAGGACGTCGTGCAGCTCTCCGGCGCACCGGGCGAGCGCGAGATGTGCACCAAGAAGTCGGGCGTCCACTCGGGCGCCGACTTCAAGGGAAAGACCGTCGGCGTCACCGACCTGGGTTCGGGCACCGACACCCTCACCCAGTTCCTGGCCGCCAAGAAGGGCGTCAAGACCAGCCAGTTCCACCGGATCGGGGTCGGCGCGGGCTCCACCGCCATCGCCGCGCTGCAGAACGGCAAGGTGGACTGCGTGATGACGACGCAGCCGACGGTCGCCGCGATCCAGAAGAAGGGCGTCGGCACCTCCGCCATCGACCTGGCCACCACCTCAGGCGCCACGGCGGCGATGGGCGGCGCCTATCCCGCGGCCAGTGTGCTCGCCCGCACGGACTGGGTGAACTCGCACAAGGCCACGGTGCAGAAGGTCGTCGACGCGCTCGTCGCCACCATGCACTGGATCAACACCCACAGCGCGGCCGACATCGCGAACAAGCTGCCCGCGTCGTACGTGTCGAACCAGCTGGTGACCAAGGCCGACTACATCTCGGCCCTGACCGAGGACAAGGGTCAGTTCCTGCCCGACGGCCTGATGCCGGCCGGCGGCCCGAAGACCTCACTGGCGACGGAGCAACTGGTCGGCAACGTGAAGTCGTCGGTGGACCTCGGCAAGACGTTCACCAACGACTTCGCCGTCCAGGCCAACAAGACCGAGGGCTTCAAGACCACCACGACCCCGGCGGGGCCGAACGGCTGA
- a CDS encoding sensor histidine kinase, protein MTAPSVEPFVHPALFYRGEEEYLHGTVPFVRDGLKAGEPVAVAVPGPNLAMLKSALGEDVAHVKFLDMTEAGRNPGRIIPRVLRAFADTHRRTRVRIIGEPIWAGRSAVEYPACVQHEALINPAFQGREVTILCPYDADRLDEQVLTDAYATHPLIISGGREQPSTAYAPEYVVARYNQPLEQPAAAEELTFHADQLPNARHFAVEQAARFGLSGSRLEDVALIVAELTTNSVVHGGGSGVLRVWADGRQVVCEVRDQGDLNDPLAGRRPPARDKLGGRGLLLVHSLADLVRIHTGPDGTAVRCYIGQH, encoded by the coding sequence ATGACGGCTCCCAGCGTCGAACCGTTCGTTCACCCCGCCTTGTTCTACCGGGGCGAGGAGGAGTATCTGCACGGCACGGTGCCTTTCGTCCGCGACGGCCTGAAGGCCGGGGAGCCGGTGGCGGTGGCCGTGCCGGGGCCGAACCTCGCCATGCTCAAGTCGGCTCTGGGCGAGGACGTCGCACACGTGAAGTTCCTCGACATGACCGAGGCGGGGCGCAACCCGGGTCGGATCATCCCCAGAGTGCTGCGCGCCTTCGCGGACACCCATCGCCGGACGCGGGTGCGGATCATCGGTGAGCCGATCTGGGCCGGCCGCAGCGCCGTGGAGTACCCGGCATGCGTCCAGCACGAGGCACTGATCAACCCGGCGTTCCAAGGCCGGGAAGTCACCATCCTGTGCCCGTACGACGCCGACCGCCTCGACGAACAGGTACTCACCGACGCGTACGCGACCCATCCCCTGATCATCTCCGGCGGCAGGGAGCAGCCCAGCACCGCCTACGCCCCCGAGTATGTGGTCGCACGCTACAACCAGCCCCTGGAGCAGCCGGCGGCGGCCGAGGAACTCACCTTCCATGCCGACCAGTTGCCGAACGCCCGGCACTTCGCGGTCGAACAGGCCGCGCGGTTCGGTCTGTCCGGCAGCCGTCTGGAGGACGTGGCCCTGATCGTGGCCGAGCTGACCACCAACAGCGTCGTGCACGGCGGAGGTTCCGGCGTCCTGCGGGTGTGGGCCGACGGGCGCCAAGTGGTGTGCGAGGTGCGTGACCAAGGGGACCTGAACGATCCGCTCGCCGGCCGTCGCCCGCCCGCTCGGGACAAGCTCGGCGGCCGGGGCCTGCTGCTCGTGCACTCCCTCGCCGACCTCGTACGCATCCACACCGGCCCGGACGGAACGGCCGTTCGCTGCTACATCGGTCAGCACTGA